The Fusobacterium varium genome window below encodes:
- the rpoN gene encoding RNA polymerase factor sigma-54 gives MDFSLKLKQNMKLILTQDMKLSMNVLEMSSSNLKELIEKEVNKNPMLEIVYSPRSNNHSSDEEAPSPLDFVSKEESLFDFLEEQLSYLKLSKKFRDICYYIINNLDDRGYLSISKNEIKKTFKLSTSDLKEIFNIIYSLEPHGIGAENLKDCLKIQLTIKDKKDPILFSLIDNYLEDLGAKKFDFIAENLNISIDRVKSYLALIQTLDPIPARGYFIGNKTKYIIPEAKVEIVDKELKVTLNEEAFPKIKLSSSDISDKTNYQNALNLIKAIEKRYITLEKILNLLIVKQYDFFFFGKEHLKTLTLKDIASELNLHISTISRAIKEKFIETSQGIIEIKSLFIGSSETIIIKKLIEEFIHDENKYFPLSDEKISYLLKNKGFSIARRTVAKYRDELGILSTRERKIKT, from the coding sequence ATGGATTTTTCATTAAAACTTAAACAAAATATGAAATTGATCTTAACTCAAGATATGAAACTCTCTATGAATGTATTGGAAATGTCCTCTTCTAATTTAAAAGAGCTTATTGAGAAAGAGGTTAATAAAAATCCTATGTTAGAAATAGTTTATTCTCCTCGTTCAAACAACCATTCATCTGATGAAGAAGCTCCTTCGCCTCTTGATTTTGTATCAAAGGAGGAGTCACTTTTTGACTTCTTAGAGGAACAACTTTCCTACCTTAAACTATCTAAAAAATTTAGAGATATATGTTACTATATAATAAACAACCTAGATGATAGAGGGTATCTTTCTATCTCTAAAAACGAGATAAAAAAAACTTTTAAACTATCTACAAGTGATTTAAAAGAGATTTTCAATATTATCTACTCTTTAGAACCACATGGAATTGGTGCTGAAAATTTAAAAGATTGTTTAAAAATTCAATTAACTATAAAAGATAAAAAAGATCCTATCCTCTTCTCCCTTATTGATAATTATTTAGAAGATTTAGGGGCTAAAAAATTTGATTTTATTGCTGAAAATCTTAATATTTCCATAGATAGAGTTAAAAGCTATCTAGCTCTAATTCAAACTCTTGATCCTATTCCTGCAAGGGGATATTTTATTGGAAATAAGACTAAATATATTATCCCTGAAGCAAAGGTAGAAATTGTTGATAAAGAATTAAAAGTTACCCTAAATGAAGAGGCATTTCCTAAAATAAAACTTTCATCTTCAGATATTTCAGATAAAACAAATTATCAAAATGCTTTAAATTTAATAAAAGCTATTGAAAAAAGATATATTACCTTAGAAAAAATCTTAAATCTTTTAATAGTAAAACAATATGATTTTTTCTTTTTTGGAAAAGAGCATTTAAAGACTTTAACTTTAAAAGATATTGCTAGTGAACTTAATCTCCATATTTCCACTATTTCCAGAGCTATAAAAGAGAAATTTATTGAAACTTCTCAAGGTATAATAGAGATAAAATCTCTATTTATTGGAAGTTCTGAAACCATTATAATAAAAAAACTTATAGAAGAGTTTATACATGATGAAAATAAATACTTTCCTCTTTCTGATGAAAAAATCTCTTATTTACTTAAAAACAAAGGATTTTCTATAGCAAGGAGAACAGTTGCTAAATATCGTGATGAATTAGGAATTTTATCTACTAGAGAGAGAAAAATAAAAACTTAA
- a CDS encoding toxin-antitoxin system YwqK family antitoxin, with protein sequence MMMREEAFFNRVVYGGIAYKIGESEPYTGKFICKYANEEIKEEEEYIAGIKEGKSLKYYPQGQLRESSEFVNGQLNGDFLLFYSNGQLEEYMMFKDNKINGEWVKYYEDGNIKMRAFFKNGKLNGKKIIYYPNGKIKESISFKNNLLHGKYITYYENGNIESIRNYSNTLLNGKVEYYYENGELEIKEEYKNHVRNGKYIKYYSNGIINAVGNFKDGKLAGDWSIFYENGKLLGNAYFIDGEISQEAS encoded by the coding sequence ATAATGATGAGAGAAGAGGCGTTTTTTAATAGGGTAGTATATGGAGGTATAGCTTATAAAATAGGGGAGAGTGAACCATATACAGGGAAATTTATCTGTAAATATGCAAATGAGGAGATAAAAGAGGAGGAGGAGTATATAGCTGGAATAAAAGAGGGAAAATCACTTAAATACTATCCTCAAGGACAGTTGAGAGAGAGTAGTGAGTTTGTAAATGGACAGTTAAATGGAGATTTTCTTCTATTTTATTCAAATGGACAATTAGAAGAGTATATGATGTTTAAAGATAATAAGATCAATGGTGAATGGGTAAAATATTATGAAGATGGAAATATTAAAATGAGAGCTTTCTTTAAAAATGGAAAATTAAATGGTAAAAAAATAATTTATTATCCAAATGGAAAAATAAAAGAGAGTATATCATTTAAAAATAATCTTCTTCATGGGAAATATATAACTTACTATGAAAATGGAAATATAGAATCAATAAGAAATTATAGCAATACTCTTTTAAATGGAAAGGTAGAGTATTATTATGAGAATGGAGAATTGGAGATAAAAGAGGAGTATAAAAACCATGTAAGAAATGGGAAATATATTAAATACTACTCAAATGGAATTATTAATGCAGTTGGAAACTTTAAAGATGGTAAACTTGCAGGGGATTGGAGTATTTTTTATGAAAATGGTAAGTTATTGGGAAATGCTTACTTTATAGATGGAGAAATTAGTCAAGAAGCATCATAA
- a CDS encoding flavocytochrome c, producing MKNKKLYGLIMCILLSGTALGVEFKEGKYVGEAKGYRGEVKVEVTTSKNRIEDVKVVKNTDTPILSDAAARKVSEQVVAYQSLRVDGAAGATGTSRAVAMAVRNALKSSGADLKELNKKPKIEAKQLVKKELNEDVVVVGAGGAGLVAAIEAKNNGAKNVIVLEKMAFAGGNTLISGGEYAAPNNWIQEKKGIKDSKETFYKDILKGGDNEGDPKLIKVLADNALDGAVWLKDYINMTFEDRQLFFGGHSVERSLVPKDATGVEMISKLLKKADELGIKVYYETPAKELIVKDGRVVGVKAVGPENEYTINASKGVILATGGFGSNLEMRVKYNKDVDEKVLSTNTVGITGDGILMAEKIGAKLEDMQFIQTYPTCDPISGALLYFGDVRLAGGSILVNQEGKRFVEELERRDVISMAIKKQTGSVAYQFCDEAQAKASGVVDHHGPEMNYLFNNKLLVKANTIKEAADFFGIDAAELEKTVEKYNQYAKDGKDLEFNKRGKLTPFEAKGPFYIMKAVPAVHHTMGGLKIDENARVINTQGEVIKGLYGAGEVTGDIHGTNRLGSDAIADITVFGRIAGKTVMSDNK from the coding sequence ATGAAAAATAAAAAATTATATGGACTAATTATGTGTATACTTCTTTCTGGAACTGCATTAGGAGTAGAATTTAAAGAAGGAAAGTATGTTGGTGAAGCAAAAGGGTATCGTGGAGAGGTAAAAGTTGAAGTTACTACTTCTAAAAATAGAATTGAAGATGTAAAGGTAGTAAAAAATACAGATACTCCAATTCTTTCAGATGCAGCAGCAAGAAAGGTATCTGAACAAGTAGTAGCATACCAATCATTGAGAGTAGATGGAGCAGCAGGGGCTACTGGTACAAGTAGAGCAGTTGCAATGGCAGTGAGAAATGCTTTAAAATCTTCTGGAGCAGATCTAAAAGAATTAAATAAGAAACCTAAAATTGAAGCAAAACAACTTGTTAAAAAGGAATTAAATGAAGATGTAGTTGTAGTAGGAGCTGGAGGAGCAGGTTTAGTAGCTGCTATTGAAGCTAAAAACAATGGTGCTAAAAATGTAATTGTACTTGAAAAAATGGCATTTGCAGGAGGAAATACTCTAATTTCAGGAGGAGAGTATGCTGCACCTAATAACTGGATTCAAGAGAAAAAAGGTATAAAAGATAGCAAGGAAACTTTCTATAAGGATATTCTAAAAGGTGGAGATAATGAAGGAGATCCTAAATTAATAAAAGTTCTTGCTGATAATGCCCTAGATGGAGCAGTATGGTTAAAAGATTATATCAATATGACTTTTGAAGATAGACAGCTTTTCTTTGGAGGACACTCTGTTGAAAGAAGTTTAGTACCTAAAGATGCTACTGGAGTAGAGATGATCTCTAAACTTCTTAAAAAAGCTGATGAATTAGGAATAAAAGTTTATTATGAAACTCCAGCAAAGGAGTTAATAGTAAAAGATGGAAGAGTAGTAGGAGTAAAAGCTGTTGGACCAGAAAATGAGTATACAATAAATGCTAGTAAAGGGGTAATTCTTGCTACTGGAGGATTTGGATCAAATCTTGAAATGAGAGTAAAATATAATAAAGATGTAGATGAGAAGGTTCTTTCTACAAACACTGTTGGAATAACAGGAGATGGAATCCTTATGGCTGAAAAGATAGGAGCTAAGTTAGAAGATATGCAATTTATTCAAACTTACCCTACTTGTGATCCTATAAGTGGAGCTTTACTATACTTTGGAGACGTTAGACTTGCAGGTGGAAGTATTTTAGTTAACCAAGAAGGAAAACGTTTTGTTGAAGAGTTAGAAAGAAGAGACGTAATTTCAATGGCTATTAAAAAACAAACTGGAAGTGTTGCATATCAATTCTGTGATGAAGCTCAAGCAAAAGCAAGTGGAGTTGTAGATCACCATGGACCTGAAATGAATTATCTATTTAATAATAAACTTCTAGTAAAAGCAAATACTATAAAAGAAGCTGCAGATTTCTTCGGAATAGATGCAGCAGAACTTGAAAAAACAGTAGAAAAATACAATCAATATGCTAAAGATGGTAAAGATTTAGAATTTAATAAAAGAGGAAAATTAACTCCATTTGAAGCAAAAGGACCTTTCTATATTATGAAAGCTGTACCAGCTGTTCATCACACAATGGGAGGATTAAAAATTGATGAAAATGCTAGAGTTATAAATACTCAAGGAGAGGTAATCAAAGGGCTTTATGGAGCAGGAGAGGTTACTGGAGATATTCACGGAACTAACCGTCTTGGAAGTGATGCTATAGCAGATATTACAGTATTTGGAAGAATAGCAGGAAAAACAGTAATGAGTGATAATAAATAG
- a CDS encoding sodium:alanine symporter family protein: protein MESIRMVIDWVNNLLWGKNILVVMLIGTALYFTVRTKFMQFRLFGDIIRILKDNKTNDKDGVSSLETFFLGTACRVGAGNISGVVAAVSIGGPGALFWMWFVALLGASTSFVESSLAVIYRTKIKDGVYKGGTPWIIEKRLNMRWLGAIYVIASIICYVGVIQVMSNSVTESILSAYGSGINSFISSIGVANILGSRADVKFVSIVLTLVVVYIIFGKGKKDAIISALNKIVPIMAILYLLVVAYVIITNITGIPQMITNIFYQAFGGKEFLGGAIGGVIMQGVRRGLFSNEAGSGNSNYAAAIVDIEDPAKQGMVQALGVFVDTLVVCSATAFVILLADADKVAGFSGMTLFQEAMKTHVGWIGIPFTVVVLFFFSLSTILGVTYYGKNAMSFLSDKTIFDKLYHILVVWMVYVGGVEQNFFVWSLADFGLGIMTVINIICIIPISKVAIDHLKVYEVKLKENRI, encoded by the coding sequence GTGGAAAGTATTAGAATGGTAATTGATTGGGTAAATAATCTATTGTGGGGAAAAAATATATTAGTTGTAATGTTGATAGGTACAGCATTGTATTTTACAGTTAGAACAAAATTTATGCAATTTAGATTATTTGGGGATATAATCAGAATATTAAAAGATAATAAAACAAATGATAAAGATGGAGTTAGTTCTCTTGAGACATTCTTTTTAGGAACAGCATGTAGAGTAGGAGCAGGAAATATTTCAGGAGTTGTAGCAGCTGTTTCAATAGGAGGACCAGGGGCACTATTTTGGATGTGGTTTGTAGCACTGTTAGGAGCATCAACATCTTTTGTTGAATCAAGTTTAGCAGTAATTTATAGAACAAAGATAAAAGATGGAGTGTATAAAGGTGGAACTCCTTGGATAATTGAGAAGAGATTAAATATGAGATGGCTTGGAGCAATATATGTAATAGCATCTATTATCTGTTATGTTGGAGTTATTCAAGTAATGTCAAACTCAGTGACAGAATCTATATTAAGTGCTTATGGAAGTGGAATAAACTCTTTCATCAGTTCAATAGGAGTTGCAAATATTCTTGGAAGTAGAGCAGATGTAAAATTTGTTTCAATAGTTTTAACTTTAGTAGTTGTATATATAATTTTTGGTAAAGGTAAAAAAGATGCAATAATCTCTGCTTTAAATAAGATTGTACCTATAATGGCAATATTATATTTATTAGTTGTAGCTTATGTAATTATAACTAATATTACAGGAATACCTCAAATGATAACAAATATCTTCTATCAAGCTTTTGGAGGAAAAGAGTTTTTAGGAGGAGCTATTGGTGGAGTTATAATGCAAGGAGTTAGAAGAGGACTTTTCTCAAATGAGGCAGGAAGTGGAAACTCAAACTATGCAGCAGCAATTGTAGATATTGAAGATCCAGCAAAACAAGGGATGGTTCAAGCTTTAGGAGTGTTTGTTGATACTTTAGTTGTATGTAGTGCAACAGCCTTTGTAATCTTATTAGCAGATGCAGATAAAGTAGCAGGATTCTCAGGAATGACACTTTTCCAAGAGGCTATGAAAACTCATGTAGGATGGATAGGAATCCCATTTACTGTAGTGGTATTATTCTTCTTCTCACTAAGTACAATATTAGGTGTAACATACTATGGTAAAAATGCTATGAGTTTTTTAAGTGATAAAACTATTTTTGATAAACTTTATCATATCCTTGTAGTTTGGATGGTATATGTTGGTGGAGTTGAACAAAACTTCTTTGTATGGTCTTTAGCAGATTTTGGATTGGGAATTATGACAGTGATAAATATTATATGTATTATCCCTATATCGAAAGTGGCAATTGATCATCTAAAAGTTTATGAAGTGAAATTAAAAGAGAATAGAATATAA
- a CDS encoding acylneuraminate cytidylyltransferase family protein, producing MYKGKKILAVIPARGGSKGVPLKNIINVGGRPLIHYSIQCAKGSKYIDRTVISTDDLLIKRVSEECGGDVPFMRPAELAKDTSKSIDALVHAVDTMNKMDGPYDYVVLLQNTVPLRKSWHVDEAIEKIFASEERSLVSVTEVEEHPILMRTLNEDDTVENLLHMNSTMRRQDFPKFYKVDGAIYIQKLDKDFNNDTSLNDGKLAYIMENRYSTDIDNYIDIKIVEYYLEKEREKEAEEMM from the coding sequence ATGTACAAAGGTAAAAAGATATTAGCAGTAATTCCAGCTAGAGGTGGGAGCAAAGGAGTACCATTAAAAAATATAATCAATGTTGGAGGTAGACCTCTTATTCACTATTCAATACAGTGTGCTAAAGGCTCAAAGTATATAGATAGAACAGTTATTTCAACAGATGATCTTTTAATAAAAAGAGTATCTGAAGAGTGTGGAGGAGATGTTCCATTTATGAGACCAGCAGAGCTTGCAAAGGATACTTCTAAGTCAATAGATGCTTTAGTTCATGCAGTAGATACAATGAATAAGATGGATGGACCATACGACTATGTTGTTTTATTACAAAATACAGTTCCATTGAGAAAAAGCTGGCATGTAGATGAGGCTATTGAAAAGATTTTTGCAAGTGAAGAGAGAAGTCTTGTAAGTGTTACAGAGGTAGAGGAGCATCCAATATTGATGAGAACTTTAAATGAAGATGATACAGTAGAAAATCTATTGCATATGAATAGTACAATGAGAAGACAAGATTTTCCAAAATTTTATAAAGTTGATGGAGCAATCTATATTCAAAAGTTAGATAAGGACTTTAATAATGATACAAGTTTAAATGATGGAAAATTAGCTTATATAATGGAAAATAGATATTCTACTGATATTGATAATTATATAGATATTAAGATTGTAGAGTACTATTTAGAGAAAGAGAGAGAAAAAGAAGCAGAAGAGATGATGTAA
- a CDS encoding oligosaccharide flippase family protein, with protein MGKIIKNIGWLIFDRIFILVLQFFIGVKIANYYGSSSYGIYSFAVSIVAFSAIFFEILNSRVIKKYYDEENYHSVVYNVTFFRNMIAIALFFFALVVGKFLNIDRTLYIILVLLCVDNILTTSTTGIENFFEYKLQARKIVVSNNIVKLVSYTLQYLGIVMQYSIIAVPVIRCIGSLIRMALLKYMYIKEYKKDKKGKLDKNLLHDMMKESFYLWASYISFLMYTQLDKIMLGVLLGKEEVGIYTIGVQLADIFAIMIVPMQTSLFPKMINLFKEDYREYIKFYLKSNVLITQLYILGCFSSIFVIRIAFPYIFSKDYLPAIMVYSILTLAVLMKANGALQTGHMTLKEITKKSFYKTTAGLGINAILNYILIKRFGINGAAMATAITQVFTIFIIDFFIKEYREQAVIQLKSFNSFYLIEILRKKL; from the coding sequence ATGGGAAAAATAATAAAAAATATAGGTTGGCTGATCTTTGATAGAATTTTTATACTGGTTCTACAATTTTTTATAGGGGTAAAGATAGCTAACTATTATGGAAGTTCATCTTATGGGATATATAGTTTTGCTGTGTCAATAGTGGCATTTTCAGCTATATTTTTTGAGATTTTAAATAGTAGAGTTATAAAGAAGTATTATGATGAAGAAAATTATCATTCAGTAGTATATAATGTTACTTTTTTTAGAAATATGATAGCTATTGCACTATTTTTCTTTGCTCTTGTAGTGGGGAAATTTTTAAATATAGATAGGACACTGTATATAATTTTAGTTTTATTGTGTGTTGATAATATTTTAACTACCTCTACAACAGGAATAGAAAACTTTTTTGAATATAAGTTACAAGCTAGAAAGATAGTAGTTTCAAATAATATTGTAAAGCTTGTATCATATACTTTGCAATATTTAGGAATAGTGATGCAATACTCTATTATTGCAGTTCCTGTAATAAGATGTATAGGTAGCTTGATTAGAATGGCACTATTGAAATATATGTATATTAAAGAGTATAAAAAGGATAAAAAAGGGAAGTTAGATAAAAATTTATTACATGATATGATGAAAGAGAGTTTTTATCTATGGGCTAGTTATATTTCTTTTTTAATGTATACTCAGTTAGATAAAATAATGTTAGGAGTTTTATTAGGAAAAGAAGAAGTAGGAATTTATACTATTGGGGTGCAACTTGCTGATATTTTTGCAATAATGATTGTACCTATGCAGACTTCACTTTTCCCTAAGATGATAAATCTATTTAAAGAGGATTATAGAGAGTATATTAAGTTTTATTTGAAAAGTAATGTATTGATAACACAATTATATATATTAGGGTGTTTCTCCTCAATTTTTGTTATTAGAATAGCGTTCCCATATATTTTTTCAAAGGATTATCTTCCAGCAATTATGGTGTATAGTATTTTGACTTTAGCAGTTTTAATGAAGGCAAATGGAGCTTTACAAACTGGGCATATGACATTGAAGGAGATAACTAAGAAAAGTTTTTATAAGACAACAGCAGGGCTTGGAATAAATGCTATACTAAATTATATATTAATTAAAAGATTTGGTATCAATGGAGCAGCAATGGCAACTGCAATAACTCAAGTATTTACAATTTTTATAATAGACTTCTTTATTAAAGAGTATAGGGAACAAGCAGTGATACAGTTAAAATCATTTAACTCTTTTTATTTAATAGAGATACTTAGAAAAAAATTATAG
- a CDS encoding glycosyltransferase family 9 protein gives MKILVVRFKQIGDAILSSVICNTLKRTFPDAEVDYVVYEHISPLFENHKYIDNVIAITKEEQKNPFKYLAKVWKVTRKKYDIVIDIMSTPKSEVFTLFSLGSRYRIGRRKPKRGYTYNYKIDEPRDAKDKVDKFLKMLKPLEKDYHITYDNNYVITLTFEERSQMRKRMLDAGVNFSRPVYICAANSRRESKIYNTEKMKKIVERVRDGLRGQVIFFYSPDEKDFIMKFYEKFEDKEDLFVNINTKSIRELAMVIANCDFFFGNEGGPRHLAQSLDIPSFAIFSPSASKKEWLSNANERHQGVEPGDVGNCEGLDYNGQYNLIDPDYVFDKIKEMSKKFIAK, from the coding sequence ATGAAAATTTTAGTAGTTAGATTTAAACAAATAGGAGATGCTATATTAAGTTCTGTAATTTGTAATACATTAAAGAGAACTTTTCCAGATGCAGAGGTTGATTATGTAGTATATGAGCATATCTCTCCTTTATTTGAAAATCATAAGTATATAGATAATGTAATAGCTATAACTAAAGAGGAGCAAAAAAATCCTTTTAAATACCTAGCAAAAGTATGGAAGGTTACAAGAAAAAAATATGATATAGTTATTGATATTATGTCAACTCCTAAAAGTGAGGTTTTCACTCTATTTTCTTTAGGAAGCAGATATAGAATAGGAAGAAGAAAACCAAAGAGAGGATATACATATAACTATAAAATAGATGAACCTAGAGATGCAAAGGATAAGGTAGATAAGTTTTTAAAGATGTTAAAACCTTTGGAAAAAGATTATCATATTACATATGATAATAACTATGTTATTACTTTAACTTTTGAAGAGAGATCTCAAATGAGAAAGAGAATGTTAGATGCTGGAGTAAATTTCAGCAGACCAGTTTATATTTGTGCAGCTAATTCAAGAAGAGAATCTAAAATATACAATACAGAAAAGATGAAGAAAATTGTAGAAAGAGTTAGAGATGGGTTAAGAGGGCAGGTTATTTTCTTCTATTCTCCAGATGAAAAAGATTTTATAATGAAATTCTATGAGAAATTTGAAGATAAGGAAGATCTTTTTGTAAATATTAATACTAAGAGTATTAGAGAATTGGCAATGGTTATAGCTAATTGTGACTTTTTCTTTGGAAATGAGGGTGGACCTAGACATTTGGCTCAAAGTTTAGATATCCCTAGTTTTGCTATTTTTAGTCCAAGTGCATCAAAAAAAGAGTGGCTATCTAATGCAAACGAAAGACATCAAGGGGTAGAACCTGGTGATGTAGGAAATTGTGAGGGATTAGATTACAATGGACAATATAATTTAATTGATCCAGATTATGTGTTTGATAAAATAAAAGAAATGAGTAAAAAATTTATAGCTAAATAG
- a CDS encoding AAA family ATPase has translation MLKGISIGIENFKDIIRQNYYYIDKTKFIEDILIDGTKVKLFCRPRRFGKTLNMSTLKYFFDIEDSEENRKLFNGLYIENSPYISEQGKYPVIFISMKGISSSTFEASLERIKDKISTLYRKYTFLMKNLDEFEIEKFKNIAKGNSTNIQLEGSLAFLTELLYKYYNQKTIVLIDEYDSPVMTAYKKGYYPEMRDFLKAFYGDALKTNEYLQMGMLTGIIRVAQAGIFSDLNNFISYTTLNNDYSQSFGLTEKEVENMLKYYQIEYEISDVKKWYDGYSFGKDEIYNPWSILNFVKNRELKAYWINTSSNFMIRELLQKSGEEGLATLEKIFNQEEVAVRITDNVRLGNNLSVSEVWELMLYSGYLTVKEKLDDGRYSVRIPNMEIMRFFKDEFLTIVFGEYRVVDELRDALYDKNLRQLDRSIERLILSVMSFHDTDKRYENSYHMLLAGFFHALDGYYRTKSNMEVGYGRADIILFPKDKNKAGYILELKRANSSDMEKEAKRALSQIDDKKYYIELEEYGVKDIVKIGYVFDGKKVISNY, from the coding sequence ATGTTAAAAGGAATATCAATAGGGATAGAAAATTTTAAAGATATAATAAGGCAAAATTATTATTATATTGATAAAACAAAATTTATAGAAGATATATTAATTGATGGAACAAAAGTAAAATTATTTTGTCGTCCAAGAAGATTTGGTAAAACTCTTAACATGTCTACTCTTAAATATTTTTTTGATATAGAGGATAGTGAAGAAAATAGAAAGCTATTTAATGGCTTATATATAGAAAATTCTCCATATATATCAGAGCAGGGTAAATATCCTGTAATTTTTATAAGTATGAAAGGTATAAGCAGTTCTACTTTTGAAGCCTCTCTTGAAAGAATAAAAGATAAAATTTCAACTTTATATAGAAAATATACTTTTTTAATGAAAAATCTTGATGAGTTTGAAATTGAAAAATTTAAAAATATAGCCAAAGGAAATAGTACAAATATACAGTTAGAAGGTTCATTAGCATTTTTAACTGAGTTACTTTATAAATACTATAATCAAAAAACAATTGTCCTTATTGATGAGTATGATTCCCCTGTTATGACAGCATATAAAAAAGGTTATTATCCAGAGATGAGAGATTTTTTAAAGGCATTTTATGGGGATGCTCTTAAAACAAATGAATATCTTCAAATGGGAATGCTTACAGGAATTATTAGAGTAGCTCAAGCTGGAATATTTTCTGATTTAAATAATTTCATAAGCTATACAACATTGAATAATGATTATAGTCAAAGTTTTGGGTTAACAGAAAAAGAAGTAGAGAATATGCTTAAATATTACCAAATTGAATATGAAATATCAGATGTAAAAAAATGGTATGATGGATATAGCTTTGGTAAGGATGAAATATATAATCCTTGGAGTATATTAAATTTTGTAAAAAATAGAGAGTTAAAAGCATATTGGATAAATACAAGTTCAAACTTTATGATAAGAGAGCTCTTACAAAAATCAGGAGAAGAGGGATTGGCAACTCTTGAAAAAATATTTAACCAAGAGGAAGTAGCTGTAAGAATAACAGATAATGTAAGACTTGGGAATAATTTGTCAGTAAGTGAAGTATGGGAGTTAATGCTATATTCAGGATATTTAACTGTAAAAGAAAAACTAGATGATGGAAGATATTCAGTGAGAATACCAAATATGGAGATTATGAGATTTTTTAAAGATGAATTTTTAACAATAGTCTTTGGAGAATATAGAGTAGTAGATGAGTTGAGAGATGCTCTATATGACAAAAATTTAAGGCAATTAGATAGGTCAATAGAGAGATTAATACTATCTGTTATGAGTTTTCATGATACAGATAAAAGGTATGAAAATTCTTATCACATGCTGTTAGCAGGATTTTTCCATGCTTTAGATGGTTATTATAGAACTAAATCAAATATGGAAGTGGGGTATGGTAGAGCAGATATAATCTTATTTCCAAAAGATAAAAACAAAGCAGGATATATTTTAGAATTAAAGAGGGCTAATAGTAGTGATATGGAAAAAGAAGCTAAGAGAGCTTTAAGTCAAATAGATGATAAGAAATATTATATTGAATTGGAAGAGTATGGAGTGAAAGATATAGTTAAAATAGGATATGTATTTGATGGCAAAAAAGTAATTAGCAATTATTAA